CGCCGTCGAAATCGGCCGGGGGGAGGAATCGATGATACCCACCCTTTTCCCGGGAGATATCGTCCTGATCGATCGGGATGACCCCCGAGGAAAGATGGATTTCAAGAATGGCCGCATTTATGGGGTCAGAACCAAAGGTGGGGAATGTCAGGTAAAACGGGTTTATGCGCAATCGCAGGCCCTCATTATCAGTTCGGACAACCGGGAAGTTCCTCCCGAACCTGCCTGGACCGATGACCTTAAGCGGCTCATCATCGGCAGGGTCGTCTGGGGCTGGAGGAACCTGCAGGAAGCCTAAGGTATTCCAAACTTTAAAAGGGGACTTTGATGTCATTATTTCATTGGGTTACCCGAGGTATGACCATGCAGTTTTCAGAAAAAGTCCAGATTTTAAAAAAATCGCCGATCTTCTCCATTTTAAATGAATCGGAACAACTGGAGCTATCTAAAATTGCTTTTGAACGCGCCCTGAAGTCGGGCGAATTTCTCTTCCAGGAAGAGGAGCGTTGCGAATATTTTTATGTCCTCGTGGAAGGCAAGATAAGGGCTTCCCTTTATTCCTCTTTAGGGAAAGACCTGACCTTAATTACCTACTTGCGGCCCGGTGAGATCTTGGGCCCCACCTCCATTTTCCGGGACAGACCCCCTTCCGGCTCCATGCAGGCCGTGGTCCCGACACAAGTCTTAGGATTCAACAAAAATGAATTTGTCTCCTTTATCCTCGGTCACCCCTTAATCATGTTGGAAATGCTCAAGGTTCTGGCCGCCAGGGTTTCGGAATTGAATCGGCGGCTCAGGGATGTGGCCGGGGAAAGGGTGGAACAGCGCCTGTTCCGGGTTATGCTGACTTTGTCCCGCAGACTCGGCCCGACCTTTACCATCACCCGCCAGGAGCTGGCCGACATGGTCGGAGCCACCACCGAGACGATCATCCGGATCTTAAGTTCCCTGCAAAAGGAAAAGATCATCGCCTCGGTTCGGGGAAAAGTCACGATCCTCGATGAGGCCCGGCTTCGAGTCTTAAGCGAAGGCCTTTCATAGACCGGGTTTCCGTCCTCCCTTTCTTCTTCTTTCTTTATTACAGGAATACCGCCAATAAAATTCTTTCAGCATGATCTAGATCATAGACCCAAACAGGGGAATACCCTTATTGTGCGTTCGGAGTTCGGAGTTCGGAGTTTAAAAAGGCCATTTTTATATTTCGTGGACCCCCTGGAGTCTGGGGTTCAGCAGGAGAAGGAGGTCGTCATGTGGGAAAAAAGTCTTAGAATTATGTTGCTGGTTTCATTGATGCTGGTCCCTCTGGGGACCCCGGTTCACGGGGCGGAACCTCCCATTAAGATCGGGATCATCCAAGGGTTCTCCGGGGCTTTGGAGGCCTATGCCAAACAGATGCTGACCGGCTTTAAAATGGGCCTGGAATATGCCACCAAAGGGAAAAACGAGGTCCTGGGCCGAAAGATTGAGCTGATTGTCGAAGACGACCAATTGAAGCCCGATGTGGCCAAGAGGCTTATCACCAAATTATATGCGGACAATAAGGTGGATCTGGTCATCGGGACGACCAGCAGCGCCGCTGCTTTAGCCATGCTCCCGGTGGCCCTGGAGTTTAAAAAAATCCTGTTGATCGAACCGGCTGTGGCCGATTCGATCACCGGCAGTGCCTGGAATCGCTATGTCTTCCGGACCGGCAGAAACTCCGGGCAGGATGCCATTGCCAATGCCAAGGCCGTGGCCAAACCCGGGGTCTATCTGGCCGGCATCGCCCAGGATTATGCCTTTGGGAGGGACGGCGTTTCGGCTTATAAGGCTGCGGCCGAGAAATTGGGGGCCAGGGTGATCCATGAAGAATATTGCCCCATGGCCCAAAGCGACCACACTTCCTCGGTCCAGAGAATAATCGATGCCTTAAAGGATAAGCCCGGCGAAAAATATATTTTTTCTTACTGGGCGGGAAAGCATACCCCCATCGAACAATTGGGCGGCATGAAGGTGGAAAAATATGGAATCAAGATCACGACCGGGGCCAACATCCTTCCGGTCTTAAAGACCTACCTTCCCCTGCTCAAGGCCTATGAAAGTCTAAGGGGGATAACCGGAGGGGCCTATTACTATTACGAGATCCCTAAAAATCCGGTGAATAATTGGCTGGTCAAGGAGCATCTTGCCCGATTCAAGGAGCCGCCGGACTTTTTCACCTGTGGAGGATTCGCAGCCGCCACGGCGGTGGTGACGGCCCTGGAAAAAGCCAAATCAACCCAGACGGAAAAATTGATATCAACCATGGAAGGGATGGAGTTCCAGACCCCCAAAGGGAAAATGATTTTCCGAAAGGAAGACCATCAGGCCCTGCAATCCATGTACATCTTTCGATTCGAAGCCAAGGCGGATAGAGAATGGGCTGTGCCGGTTCTGGTCAGGGAGATTTCTCCGGAAGAAGGCGCACCACCCATCCAGGTCAAAAAATAGCCCATGCGCCAAACTTCGATTATAGAAACGGTAGATCTCACCATCCGGTTCGGCGGACATGTGGCGGTGAACCAGGTCACCCTGAAAATCCCTCCGCAGACCTTCAAATCCATTATCGGGCCGAATGGAGCGGGGAAGACCACTTTTTTTAACATCATTTCCGGTCAATATCCTCCCAGTGGAGGGAAGGTTTTTTTCAAGGGCCGCGATATCACCCAGCTCTCTCCCGCGGTCCGGACCCAGTTGGGTATCGGAAGGTCTTTCCAGCTTACCAATTTGTTTTTATCCCTGACGGTCCTGGAAAACGTCCGGTTGGCCGTTCAATCCCAAAGGAACCTTGGGTTCAATTTTTGGAAAAATTATCTCCATTTTTCCGAATGTGAAGACCGGGCCTATCACCTTCTGGAAATGGTTTTATTGGACAAAAAATGGAATGTTCCGGCCAGCAGCCTGACCCACGGTGAACAACGGAAACTGGAAATCGCCGTACTACTGGCCCTGGAGCCGGAAGTACTCCTCTTGGATGAACCTACGGCCGGTATGTCCCTGGAAGAAGTCCCTTCCATTTTGGAACTCCTCATGGAGATCAAGGAAAAACGGGATAAAACGATTCTTCTGGTGGAGCACAAACTGGATGTCTTGATGGCCCTCTCCGATTCCATTGCCGTCCTCCATGAAGGCAGGCTCATTGCCGATGACCGGCCTGAGGTCATCAGTCAAAACCGAATCGTCCAGGAAGCCTATTTTGGAGGAGGCCCAGCCAGTGCCTGAACCCATCCTTAGGATGGAGGGGATTCACACCTTCATTGGAAAACATCATGTCTTGCAGGGTGTCTCCCTGGAGATTTATCCGGGGAATATAACGGTGCTTTTGGGAAGAAACGGGGCCGGCAAGAGTACGACCCTGCGGACCATTATGGGGTTGGTTCCTCCCACTCAAGGGACCATTCATTTTAAGAATCAACCGATTGATCATCTGAAGCCTTTTCAAGTCGCCCGGCTGGGAATAGGGTTTGTTCCCGAAGATCGCGGCCTTTTCGATCATCTGACGGTGGAAGAGAACTTCCGGGTGGCCATGCTTGGGGAAGATGAAACCTCCTGGCAGAGACTGGAGTCCATCCTGGAAATCTTCCCGGATCTCAAAAAATTCTGGAGGGCCAAGGCCGGAGTTTTGAGCGGCGGACAAAAGCAAATGCTGGCTATTGCCCGCCCCCTGGTCAACCCCAATGCCCTGTTATTGATCGATGAACCCTCCAAAGGATTAGCCCCGATCATCATCGAACACCTGATCGAAGCCATCCATAAACTTAAAGAAAAAGCGGTCATTATCCTGGTGGAACAGAATTTTTATATGGCCAGCCGCTTAGGGAATGCCTTCTGTCTGTTTGACGACGGGAAGACTGTCCTTAAAGGTCCCATGGAGGAAATCATCCGGGATGAAGATCTGAAAAAGAAATATTTGGGGATTTCAAAGACTTCTTAGAAAGAGAGTATGGCATGACCTCTGCTGGCAGACCATGGATTCCAAGGCTTATCGGGCCGGCCCTGATCCTTCTTCCCCTTTTGTTCATCCAACCCAAGACCTATCTGACTTTGACTATCTCCGGATTGGCCATGGGGATGCTCCTCTTCCTGGTGGCTTCGGGCTTCTCTTTGATCTTCGGTTTTATGGATGTCCTGAATTTTGCCCACGGGGCCTTTTTCGCCTGGGGGGCCTATGTAGGTTATACGGCCATGCTCTGGATCAACAAATGGTCGGGGTGGGCCACTTCGGATTCCTTCTTCTTGAATATGATCATCTTTCTTCTGGCCTTGATGGCAGCCGGATTAAGCGTGGCTGTCCTGGGGATTATTATTGAGAGACTGGTGATTCGTCGCGTCTATGGAAACCATCTGTTTCAAATTTTTATCACCGTCGGGACCATGATCGTCCTGGAGGAATTGATTCGCATCACCTGGGGGCCGGACGATGAGGTCATGTCCGTACCCCAGAGCTTCATCGGATCCTGGGATCTTTTCGATGTGGTCATCTCAAAATACCCCATGATCGCCATTGTCATCGGACTATTGATTTACGGGGCCATGCACCTGATCCTGAAAAAAACAAAACTAGGGATGATTGTCCGGGCCGGGGTGGAAAAACCGGAGATGGTTCAGGCTATGGGGCATAATATTTACCGGTATTTTACCGGCGTATTTGCTGCCGGATCGGCCCTGGCCGCCATTGGCGGCGGCATGTGGGCCACTTTCGTCAAATCCATTCACCCGGCCATGGGGGGAGAAGTGATCATTTTCGCCCTGGTCATCGCCATCATTGGGGGCCTGGGCAGTATGACCGGTTCGGTGGTCGGCGCTTTGATTGTCGGGCTTTCGTACAATTACGTAGCTTACCTGATCCCTAAAGGGTCTTTAGGCATTACCATGATCCTTTTAATCGTTGTTTTATTGATCAAGCCGACCGGGTTATTTTCGGAGGGAACCTGATTTGGAAAAAATCCATTTGACGCCTGTTCAGGAATACCGTTTGCGCGAAAGGGCCGAAAGGACCAGCGGGTCCGTCTTTTATCTTAAACTCTTTCTGTTGGCCTTTTTTTTGTCCGTACCTTTCCTGTTTCACTCTTTTGAGATACTGGATGTGATCCTCAAGATCATTGTCTTTTCGGCCCTGGTCGCCAGTTATGATATACTCATCGGATATACCGGAATCGCCTCGCTGGGCCATACTCTATACTTTGGAATCGGGGCCTATCTGGTAGGCATCTTCATGGGGAAGTTCGGTTTGAGTTCCTATGGCCATCTGGCTCTGGCCGTCTTGATCGGTGTAGTGTTATCAGGGGTTCTATCCGTATTTATCGGGTT
The nucleotide sequence above comes from Deltaproteobacteria bacterium. Encoded proteins:
- a CDS encoding S24/S26 family peptidase — protein: MIPTLFPGDIVLIDRDDPRGKMDFKNGRIYGVRTKGGECQVKRVYAQSQALIISSDNREVPPEPAWTDDLKRLIIGRVVWGWRNLQEA
- a CDS encoding Crp/Fnr family transcriptional regulator, with product MSLFHWVTRGMTMQFSEKVQILKKSPIFSILNESEQLELSKIAFERALKSGEFLFQEEERCEYFYVLVEGKIRASLYSSLGKDLTLITYLRPGEILGPTSIFRDRPPSGSMQAVVPTQVLGFNKNEFVSFILGHPLIMLEMLKVLAARVSELNRRLRDVAGERVEQRLFRVMLTLSRRLGPTFTITRQELADMVGATTETIIRILSSLQKEKIIASVRGKVTILDEARLRVLSEGLS
- a CDS encoding substrate-binding domain-containing protein encodes the protein MLLVSLMLVPLGTPVHGAEPPIKIGIIQGFSGALEAYAKQMLTGFKMGLEYATKGKNEVLGRKIELIVEDDQLKPDVAKRLITKLYADNKVDLVIGTTSSAAALAMLPVALEFKKILLIEPAVADSITGSAWNRYVFRTGRNSGQDAIANAKAVAKPGVYLAGIAQDYAFGRDGVSAYKAAAEKLGARVIHEEYCPMAQSDHTSSVQRIIDALKDKPGEKYIFSYWAGKHTPIEQLGGMKVEKYGIKITTGANILPVLKTYLPLLKAYESLRGITGGAYYYYEIPKNPVNNWLVKEHLARFKEPPDFFTCGGFAAATAVVTALEKAKSTQTEKLISTMEGMEFQTPKGKMIFRKEDHQALQSMYIFRFEAKADREWAVPVLVREISPEEGAPPIQVKK
- a CDS encoding ABC transporter ATP-binding protein, which gives rise to MRQTSIIETVDLTIRFGGHVAVNQVTLKIPPQTFKSIIGPNGAGKTTFFNIISGQYPPSGGKVFFKGRDITQLSPAVRTQLGIGRSFQLTNLFLSLTVLENVRLAVQSQRNLGFNFWKNYLHFSECEDRAYHLLEMVLLDKKWNVPASSLTHGEQRKLEIAVLLALEPEVLLLDEPTAGMSLEEVPSILELLMEIKEKRDKTILLVEHKLDVLMALSDSIAVLHEGRLIADDRPEVISQNRIVQEAYFGGGPASA
- a CDS encoding ABC transporter ATP-binding protein translates to MTGLRSSVKTESSRKPILEEAQPVPEPILRMEGIHTFIGKHHVLQGVSLEIYPGNITVLLGRNGAGKSTTLRTIMGLVPPTQGTIHFKNQPIDHLKPFQVARLGIGFVPEDRGLFDHLTVEENFRVAMLGEDETSWQRLESILEIFPDLKKFWRAKAGVLSGGQKQMLAIARPLVNPNALLLIDEPSKGLAPIIIEHLIEAIHKLKEKAVIILVEQNFYMASRLGNAFCLFDDGKTVLKGPMEEIIRDEDLKKKYLGISKTS
- a CDS encoding branched-chain amino acid ABC transporter permease, with product MTSAGRPWIPRLIGPALILLPLLFIQPKTYLTLTISGLAMGMLLFLVASGFSLIFGFMDVLNFAHGAFFAWGAYVGYTAMLWINKWSGWATSDSFFLNMIIFLLALMAAGLSVAVLGIIIERLVIRRVYGNHLFQIFITVGTMIVLEELIRITWGPDDEVMSVPQSFIGSWDLFDVVISKYPMIAIVIGLLIYGAMHLILKKTKLGMIVRAGVEKPEMVQAMGHNIYRYFTGVFAAGSALAAIGGGMWATFVKSIHPAMGGEVIIFALVIAIIGGLGSMTGSVVGALIVGLSYNYVAYLIPKGSLGITMILLIVVLLIKPTGLFSEGT